atagtctagctgctagacctcggatgttcttccgatacaatacgacatacgaccgaacatcgctatcgaggatggaacatccaagtgggcaagccctcactgcgaacttcgttcgcttatagtatcgaaagaaagcccgaacgtctagcagcaagactacactTTAAACACCCCATTCGTTCTATTGGAGTTTTTCCCTAAATCACAATTCGTAATTACGTTGCAgtctataaataaatatataaataaaatgcaTTATGACATGGCGCCCTCACAGTTCTCTCCCACTTTGGTAACTAGGCACTCTGTGTCCTCAATCGAGTTCAACGTGTACAACATACTGGCCATTATTCACAAGCCAATTTGAACAGCGAACGTTAAACTGCAGCTGCGGCTAGAGAGACAGCCTGAACGGCAAAAATGGCGACACAGGATAACAAGAAAAGGACATTGGTGACCGTAGACGACACAGAAGATGCTTCGGAGGTGGCTTTTTGTGATTTACCGGAGCCATACCCGATTACAGAAATCAAACCAGCGCTGAAAGCATTCCGACGAAGTAATGAAGCTATCTACCTATATGAAGAAAGTCCTACTACTACTGTCGAATCACTGGAAAGAGACGGGTTCCTTGATTTGCCACAGATTATCTTCGCCACTCATGGATTTCTAGACGACTTCGATGCTGGATGGATGCGTGCGATGAAAGATGAAATGCTGAAGGTTGAGGATCAGACTGTTATTCTTGTGGGATGGAAAGAAGGTGCTGATTTAAGCTTATTTAGGTACAAAAAAGTCGCTGCCAATACTCAACCAGTTGCTATTTGGCTAGGTGAGATCTTACAGGAGATCAAAAAAAGACGAGCGAATATAAATATTTGGGGAGTTGGCCATAGTTTTGGAGCACATCTACTTGGCAAAGCAGGTCGCGAAAGTAAAGGTTTTGATCGAATCACCGGTTTGGATCCTGCGGGACCAATCTTCGAGAATTCGTGTGACGACGTACGCTTGAGTAAAACTGATGCCACTATGGTGGATGTTATCCATACTGATGGATACGATTCAACGGTGTTATGGTTCGACCACTACGGCTCAATCGTACCTTGCGGTACTGTTGATTTTTACCCAAACTTTGGCTACCAACAACCCGGTCGAAATGCTTTCGACATCGCAGGTAGTCACCATAGTGCCATTGATTATTTCATATGGAGTATCCCTAATCCCGGTAAATTTGCAACAAACCAGGTATTAGCCGGCACACCTGCATATATGAAACCTGTTTCAAAGGCAAAGCAAGTCAAAGAAACTGCGGAAATGGGCTACCATACTTTGACACATCACAGCGGATTGTACTACCTGGAGACGAATGAATCAGAACCCTGGGCTCCGGTACAGGTACCGGTACCGAAGAGAAGGAGTCGAGCCTGCATCGTTCTATAACGACTTGTTCTTTTGGTTGAATGGATACGTAATTACTGTTATCGAGACGGGTTTTATTTCAGTATAACATTTCGGTTTCTACAATTTGGGAAGGGGGTAGTTTGTGTATGCACGaagtgggtgatacttccatgattgATGTCAATTTGGCAACAAATGCGACCATTGTCCTATACTTGGCGAAAACTTCAAAAATATAACGCCGTTGAATACCTTCAAAGTGAAAGATAACATTTGCTTCTTCCATGACCTACTTGCCGTTAAAATCCAGATAACGCCGCTAAACGTGACAACAGAATGACATTTACTATTAAAGTTCAGGGGCCAATCAATTCATGATTAAAGAAAAACCTCTCACCTTACCGAGGCCGAGGTCATATCGGCATAACAACACACCAAAGCACAAGTCAGTACTTGCAGTGTGTATGATACTTCCGAGTTCCATGGTGGATTCGTGAACAATAAATGCGACAATACGTATAAGTCTATTTTGAAAAAAGGGCATTGACCTACATTAGTTTTTAGTTTCAGTGTAATTATTTGTTGGGAATCAGATACGCTATTCTTGTAACATATTTACTGCAGACATAGGGTGAAAAATGTTCACAATATTTACACTGACGATTCATGAAACCAATGAAGTGAAACATAAGTGTCATTTCTATGGCAACGTACTGCCTTAGGAAGGTCATGCCTAACTATGATATACCGGTTACCACCAATCCTGTTTGATGGCAGATAGATATAAGCGTTACACGACTCGATGAAACTATGGCGGTAGCTATAGAAGCACAACTTCAAAGTTGAAACCTGCTCTTGTAATATACTTGAGGTATACCTAATATACTCAGTTAGCAAGCAGGGCTACACGGTAACTGTCACGGCTAGAATATATGGGCACTTGTAAAAATGACCATACAGTTGATCCGACGAACACCATATATTATAGAGCCATGAAGCAAGAGTCCCCCAAAAAAGTTTTCATAATGTGTTCCTCAGTtggttttcttttaaaatttctCATTAAAATATGCATAACAGGCGCATAATTGTTGTGACTATATATGGCACGCACGAAAGTAATGTGCACAGTGTGATATACGGCAACATATCGATTACAACCTTTCTGATTTCAATGCATTTACATTCAACTGTGCATATAGGTCGCATTTCAGTTGAAACCTTCCAGAGAAAACACAGTCGTTTCTAATTCTGTGGAAgatcataaacaaacaaacatggcgTTGTCATGGCACATAAACAAGGGATTTGGCATGGACGCAGAGGAACAATCAATCTTCAATACTAGTAACAGTGGTATTATAGTGTTGTAATACTGCTATGGCTACAATCTCCTCGACAGACGGTACACCTAGCTGGTTCAAGGTCGCACATAACGATATTTTACTGGTATTATTGTATTATTGGGTTGTATACCTGGGCTTACCAAGGtcagttgtaaaaaaaaaagaacaatataTATAGACCCTAGAGGTCTATTCTGTGGTAAAGTAGGCATCGGCTGCAGACATGTAATGATCTTAACCACAGATATAAAggcctgcactagctgcaactgacaTTTTTGGAAAATATGACTTAGCCATAATATCGTATACCCTTAACAGTATTCGAATAACATGTAGGTAAACATATCTGTGTAGAAGTACACTTTACATGgtaaaataaatccaatcaaattcatttttagGTTCGCACCCAAAATTCAGTGACCCAACGCaatgcaatcatgatttcaacctgttactgtactacttatggataaaattgaCTTCAACATGTACAACgtctaattattggtcaatTTTCACGGAAAATAtttgtggttgtctgataaaCGAAACAATTACAGTGATCTAATATGTGCGAGATATAAGCTTAAAACTAGGCAAAAGTttccttatattaaaatgaaactttcatttcaaagtttagtATATCGCGTGTATTTCATGGACTTTTCTTATTCAGTAACGATACGGGCGTCACGGAACACGTATGTGTGACACGTAACTTGCAATTCTGTCACAGATATTTAACCATAACTGTGTGCTTGGCATCAGGTGGCTGGACGTTTGGTGAAATACTTCTCGCCGTCATACTCATATTAATCTCGTGTGTATCCGTATGAGGCTATTTCCACGTGACCAACTTCTCTGGCCACAGCACCGACAGCATTTGAATAAGCCGAACAGCGACTTTTGAAACCATGACGACGAGCCACTTTGATTTTTTCTGTCAGATTAAAAAGGGAAGTACATATTCAGGAGACCCTTCCTGAGACACAAGTAAGATTCGAcggagcgccatcaacgacacGAATATGTCAGTCTACATATTCAATAATATAAGAGTGTTCGAAGTGTGAGGATGGGTAAATGAAGAATATGTACATAAAAACATACTGCGAGAGCggttattgttttgtttcttcattTTCTACAAAATATTGCACACATGTACAGGAATATAATATTGAATCCCTGGCGTCTGTTAATCTTATCACAATCTCAACCTTGGCAGGTAAGTCCATTCACCGCCAAATAGACATGGTTAACGTTACGTTTGCAATAGCTCTGGATCATgtggatgtatatgctacgagGTTGGacacaggggggggggggagacggatggaaacgaatgacaacccgaatgacaGAAAAAGAATGACATTGGTAaacagttgaatgacacccttttctgcattcagtatagttgaatgacacccccTGCACTGTTAAACAAGTTGAATGACAGACGCCACTCTGTAGCATAttgtggaatgacagcatttttaatgttttggaactggaatgacaacatttccagtatgtaaacagtggaatgacacccttttctacattcagttagttgaatgacacccccTGCACTGCTAAACAAGTtaaatgacagccgccactctatataGTATGATTGGAATGACAGCAATATCCAATATTGAtattgctgtcattccactgagtgaaggtataaatcgtaacgatgctatataggaactagactagggaaacaagtgcctgtgatatatcagtatgttgatttgatttgatttgatttgatttgatttggcaaaaaatattcaggaaaccacaaaacaaaaacgGAAATAACACTACAAccttcacaaacaaacaaacaaacaaacatacaaacatatatgaTGTCAGCTGACATTCATCTGACGATAGCCTcgacaataggtgtagtgtagGTATTATCTAACAAGGAAAGGTCAAAGTTCTACGTAACATTATCGCATTGTCCGATGTTGGATAATTCCACGTAATCACTGAAAACATGAAGGCACGGGCAATATCAGCGATAGTTGGAGCATATGTCGGAGATGCAGCCGGTAAGTCAGGGTGGTCAAAATGCATATGTCACATATTTTGATTGTGTCattcaatcatagacagtggagaagaaatGATTCATTCATAGACCGTGTAGGGCCTATGATTCAATggaccatggaggtataaggtaTATATTTTTACTATATTTCTCCCCTATATATATACCTCCTAGCTCTGGATATATACGCTGCGGGGTTCCGACTCGTCGTCTCCCAGCCCCACAGCGTTATCCAGAGCTATATACCGCCATGGCATGAGTGAACATATTAGAACATGGTCTTGCTTTCAGACAGAGTTAAGTACGGGACAATTCTAAGAATATCTCTAAACATACTGTgtgggacattgtcagaatcgagtatCGATTATACTCCGTCTGCAAGACCAAAAGGGGAGTGACATTGACAGACTCACTCCAGTCCTGCGTGTAGACACTAGACGGAGTAGGGAAACACCGTAGTATTGCTAATCAAATCCATGGTATACGTTGCATACCCAATGTTACGTAACTACATAATGTTACGGTTTTACTGGTTTTAATATTCTTTAGGCCTTTTATACCTCGATATGTGCTTGtcgacttgtacatgtattgcataaaATATGTATGGAACACTATGGAGGGTAGCCCAAGTAGACCAAGGGTTCACAGTTCTGCTTACAGACGGGGCACGTCTggactcaatctgattaaaatccgatgtagatgtcggctaatcgtgcattgctatcttaccatcgttatttagcttgaattgaccttcgtagtagatgtttacgtttttagcctgatcgcctcctctagaCATAATAACATTACAACAATTGCAGCTCTCTCCATAGCTGTTTGATTAAAAAGAGTTGATTATTTTATCTTATAAATTCTATAGCTAACTTATAAATCTCAT
The nucleotide sequence above comes from Glandiceps talaboti chromosome 10, keGlaTala1.1, whole genome shotgun sequence. Encoded proteins:
- the LOC144441370 gene encoding pancreatic lipase-related protein 2-like; the encoded protein is MATQDNKKRTLVTVDDTEDASEVAFCDLPEPYPITEIKPALKAFRRSNEAIYLYEESPTTTVESLERDGFLDLPQIIFATHGFLDDFDAGWMRAMKDEMLKVEDQTVILVGWKEGADLSLFRYKKVAANTQPVAIWLGEILQEIKKRRANINIWGVGHSFGAHLLGKAGRESKGFDRITGLDPAGPIFENSCDDVRLSKTDATMVDVIHTDGYDSTVLWFDHYGSIVPCGTVDFYPNFGYQQPGRNAFDIAGSHHSAIDYFIWSIPNPGKFATNQVLAGTPAYMKPVSKAKQVKETAEMGYHTLTHHSGLYYLETNESEPWAPVQVPVPKRRSRACIVL